TGAAGGGAGCGGATGACCTCGGTCTTGAAGCGGCCGGTCCGCGCATTGACGAGAGCCGCCAGCGCCTCCGGCCAGAGAGGCGGGGCTGGTTTGCCAGCGAGATCGTCGGGGAGGGGAAAGCGAAACTCGTAACGGCCGGCGCGGCGCTGAACGAACTTCATGCGGCCCATCGTACTTGGTCCCGTAGCACGCGAGTGTAGCACGCGCTGAAGGGTAAGCACCTGAAAATCAACAGATTCTGGGATTGCAATGACTTAGCCACCGCATGGCGCGCCCTACGGGACTCGAACCCGTGTTTTCGCCGTGAAAGGGCGACGTCCTAGACCGCTAGACGAAGGGCGCCGGTGCGGGGCGAAGGGAGCTATAGTGGGGTTCTGTCGGCAGGGCAACCGGATTGATGCACTTGACGGGGGGCGAGGGCTCGGTCTTGTCGGCGCTAGGTTGGGCCTTGAACGCGGGCGGGACGACGGATGACGACGAGGCAGGCGCCGCGCGGGGGCGGTTGGAAGGGCAGCCAGGGCAAGGGCGGGCCGGGTAAAGGTGGCTTCGGCAAAGGCGGGTCCGGTCGCCGATCCGGGGACGAGGCGCGGAACGACCGCGAGGATGTGACGGTGCTGTACGGCTGGCACCCGGTCTCCGAGGCGCTGCGCAACCCGAAGCGGGAGTTTCGCCGGCTGCTCGCTACCGAGAATGCGGCGGTTCGCCTCGCGGAGGAGGTGGGCGAGCTGCGCATCACCCCCGAGATCGTCAAGCCCGGCGCCATCACGGGGCTGCTCGGGCCGGATGCGGTGCATCAGGGCCTCTATCTCGAGGCCGAGCCCCTGGCCGGCCCGGCCTTCGACGCGCTGCCCGACGATGCGGTGCTGCTCGCCCTCGATCAGATCACCGATCCGCACAATGTCGGCGCCATCGTGCGCACGGCGGCGGCCTTCGGCGTCACCGCCATCGTCACCACCGCCCGGCACTCGCCGACGGTCACCGGGGTGCTCGCCAAATCCGCCTCGGGCGGGCTCGAGCACGTGCCGTTCGTGGTGGTGCGCAACCTCGCCGAGGCCCTGATCGAGCTCGGCGAGCGCGGCTTCACCCGGGTCGGCCTCGATTCCGAGGCGCCCGAGACCCTCGACGCGGTCGGTCCGAAGACGCCGCTGGTGGTGGTGCTCGGGGCCGAGGGCAAGGGCCTGCGCCAGCGCACCCGCGAGTGCTGCGACGTGATGGCCCGGATCCCGTTCCGCGGCGCGATCCAGAGCCTCAACGTCTCGAACGCCGCCGCGATCACCCTCTACGCCCTGATGCCCCGCGCCTGAGAATCCAGAGGCGCGGGACGCTCCCGGGCGTCAGCGCCAGAACGGACGGACGTCGATCAGAGCCTCGTGCGCCGTCGCGGCCTCGGCGAGCAGGTGCTCGGTGCGGGCCTCGGTGTCGGCCGTGGCGAGGCCGGCGGCGAAGACCGCGCCCTCCGGCGCGCCCTTGGCGAGTTCGGCCGCCAGGGTGTGGGCGGTGGCGATGTCGTTGAGGTCGCCGAGATGGTCCTGCAGGTCGGCCAGGGCCTCGACGAAGGCGGCGTGGCGCTTGCCCGCTTTCTTGCCCGCGTAGAGAGCCGCGAAGAACTCCGCGCCGTAGCGCAGCTTCTTGGCGGCGATCCGCACCCGGTGGCGCGCCTCCGGATCGAGTTCGGCGAGGTGGCGGCCGCGCTTCTTCACCTGGCGGCGGCGGCGCTCCAGCTCCTCGGTGGCGAAGGCCTTGGCCGGGCCGTCGCGGCGGGCCGCGTGCGGGTTGTCGGGGCCGAGCCAGGGGCCGGCCTCGATCCAGGCGACGAGGTCGAGGAGGAAGTCGCGCCACTCGCGGCTCTCCAGCACCGCCCGCACCGCATCGTGGGCCGCCGCCCTCTCGGTCTCGAGGTGGCGTTCCAGGATCAGGAGACCGTTTTCGTCAGGGCGCCGCTCGCGCTCCCGCGGCAGGGTCTTGCCGAGATAGACGTCGAGGTTGCGGGCATGCCCGAAGGGCTCGCTCAGGCGCTTCAGCTCCGCCTTGATCGCCGGCACCCGCCGGTCCTCGATCACGCCGCCGAACAGCGAGAAGGCCGAGCGCAGGCGGCGCAAGGATACCCGAAGCTGGTGCAGGGCCTCGACGTCGCGGCGGGCGAGCAGCACGGTCTCGTTGAGGCGGGTCTGGCGCAGGCAGGCGAGCGCCACGGCCTGGAACGCCTGGGCGGCACTCATGTCGGGATCGAGCGGCACCGGCTCGGCCTTCACGGCGCGCCCGAGCCGGCCCCCGATCAGGAAGTCGCCGCGCTCGAACTTGCTCAGCACGCCGAGGCGCAGGGGCACGTCGGCGCCGAGCGCGCGGGCGAGGTCGAACAGGGCCCCGGGCGCGCCGCCGGTCAGCTCGAACTCGATCTCGCTCACCGGGGAGACGCGGTCGTCCGGACCCCAGACCCGACCGCGGTCGAGGGCGACCTCGATGCGGCTGCCGGCCGGCCCGGTCTCGGCCAGGCAGCGCACGCTGCGGGTCACCGTGGAGGTGTAGAGGGGGGCCAGCTCCGTCGCGCCGTCGAGGATCTTCGCGATCGGGGTACCGGCGAAGGCCGCAGGCTCAGGATTCGGCCCCGCGACGGCGCTCTCCCATTCCGGCCGGTCGAACAGGCCGACCGCGCCGTTGCCCCGGGCCTTCACGGTCTGGATGTGGCGGTCGCCGTCCTGGCGCACCCGGAGGGTGTAGCCGGCCTCGCGCAGGCGGCCGTCCGGCGTGTCGAAATAGGTCGAGGTCAGCTCGGTCTCGGCCCAATCTCCGGCGAGCAGCGGATGCTCCCGCAGGCGCGCGATGTCGGAGGCTTCGACATCCAGCTTTAGCTCGGTCTCGCGCGGTTCGCTCATCACGGCGGTCCTGATCTCCCGTTCGGACTCCCAGCGGGTGGGAGTGCAGCGGAAATCATGGACGAGGCCGAAAAGTTTCGCAAAGGCCGCGGCAAACCGCCCGTTATCCGTGGGTCAGGGGCGCGAAAGCGCGCCCGGGCGGGAGCCGTCAGCGCGCCCGCAGGTGGGCGAGGAGCTTGTCCGCTCCGGCTTCCGGCGATCCGTCGTTCATCACCACGAGGTCGGCGGTGACCGGGGCCGAGCGCGAGAGCCGCGCCCCGAGGTCGCCGTCCTCCGGCCTGCCGCGGGCGGCGAGGCGGGCGGCCAGCACCTCCGGCGGCGCCGTGACCTCGACCACGGTGACGCCGGGCAGGCGCCTTCGCGCCTCGGCCACCACCCGGCGCGAGACGTTGCAGACCACCACGTGCCCGGCGCGGGCGAGCGAAGCGGTCGATTCCGGCAGCGCGTAGCCGAGGCCGTGGGCGCGCCAGGACAGGGCGAAGCGGCCCGCCGCCTCGCCGGCGCGAAACTCGTCCTCGCCGATCGGCTCGTTGTCCTCGTGCTCCGAGGGCGGGCGGGTCACGAGGCGGCGCGGGAAGACGTAGCGGGGCTCGCCCGCCAGGGCCTCGCGGGCGAGGCGCAGGAGGGTGTCCTTGCCGGCCCCGCTCGGGCCGACGACGAGGACGAAGCCGCCGGTGCCCATCACGCCACCCGCCTGCCCTGGCGCCACACCTGCCGCACCACCGGCACGCCCTCGGCGAGGCGCACCCGCACGAGGTCGGCGCGAAGGTTTTTCGCGATGGCGCCGCGGTCGTCGAGGCCGGTGGCCCGGGCCGGGTTGGCGGTCACCGTGGCGACCGCCTCCGGCAGGGTGATCGACGCGACGCGCTCGGGCAGGCTGAGCGCCGCCATCATCAGGCTCGCCGGGACGTAGTCGGAGGAGAGCACGTCGAGCAGGCCCTCCCGGGCGAGGTCCTCCGCCGCGACGTTGCCGGAATGCGAGCCGCCGCGGATGAGGTTCGGCGCGCCCATCATCACGGTGATGCCGGCCTCGCGGGCGGCTCGCGCCGCCTCCATCGTCGTCGGGAACTCGGCGAGCCGCACGCCCTCGCCCCTCGCCATGGCGACGTCGGCCAGCGTGGTGTCGTCATGGCTGGCGAGCGCGATGCCCTGCTGGCGGGCGAGCGCGACGAGGGCCGGGCGGTTGATCGCGTTGAAGGCCTCGCCGTCGCGGATCTTCATCGCGGTGTTGGCCTGGATCTCGACGATCGAGCGGCCGCCGCGGGTGGCGTAGGTGTAGTACTTCTCGATGTCGCGGAACTGGCGCTGGCCCGGCGTGTGGTCCATCAGCGAGATCAGACCGACGGGGTAGCGGGCGGTGAAGTCCCGCACGGTGTCCATCAGGTCGGCGGAGGGGATCTCGCAGCGCAAGTGCGTCAGGTGCTCGGCGCGAAAGAGGTCGGCGCCCTTGGCGGTCGCGATCGCGCCGGCGAGCTGCATCAGCTCGGGGCCGAGCCCGCTGCCGTCCGGATCGCTGCCGGCGCGCAGCGAATCGAACACCGTGGTGATGCCCGAGGCCGCGATCTGCGCGTCGTAGGCGAGCACGGCGCCGAGCGGGTGCCAGCGCACCTTCGGGCGGGGGGCGTAGTGGCTCTCGAGATGGTCGGTGTGCAGCTCGACGAGGCCCGGGATCAAGTGGTCGCCGTGAAGGTCGAGGCCGCGCTCGGGTGCGCGGCCCTCGCCGATCTCGGCGATGCGGCCATCCACGATGGCGAGCCAGCCGCGCTGGACCCAGTCGGGCAGCACCAGGGTGGCGTTCTCGAGGATCCGGTCTTCCATGGAGGTCCCCTTACTTGATCAGGCCGCGCGCTTCTGCGCGAAGGCGGTGACGTCGACCACCCGGGTCGCCACCGCCTCGCGCACGTCGGTGTCGTGGAAGATGCCGAGCAAAGCCGCGCCGGCGGCCTGGCGGGCGCGGATCAGCTCCACCACCACGGCGCGGTTCCGCGCGTCGAGGGAGGCGGTCGGCTCGTCGAGGAGCAGGACCGGCCGCTCGGCGATCAGCCCGCGGGCGATGTTGACCCGCTGCTGCTCGCCGCCCGAGAAGGTCGCGGGCGGCAGGTCCCACAGGCGCTCGGGCAGGTTGAGGCGGGACAAAAGCTCTTCTGCGCGGGCGAGCGCGAGATCGGCGGAGAGGCCGCCCTCGCGGCCGGCGGAGGCCACCACCTCGCGGGCGCCGACCCGCGGGATCACCCGCAGGAATTGCGACACGTAGGAGATCGTGCGGCGCCGCAGGACCAGAACCTCGCGGGGCGAGGCGGAGGCGACGTCGATGCGCTCCTTCCCGTCGCGCACCAGGATCTCGCCCCGGTCGCAGCGATAGTTGCCGTAGGCCATCTTCAGGAGCGAGGACTTGCCGGCGCCCGAGGGCCCGCCGAGCACCACGCACTCGCCCGGATACACCGCGAGGTCGGCGCCCGCCATCACCGGCAGCTGCACGCCGCCGCGCAGGTGCAGGGTGAAGGTCTTGGCCACGTCGCGGAATTCGAGGGCGGGGAGGGTTCGATCGGGCATCATGCGGCGAGCACCGAGGAGACGAGGAGCTGGGTGTAGGGCTCGGCGGGATCGTCGAGCACCTGGTCGGTGAGGCCGGTCTCGATCACCCGGCCGGCGCGCATCACCATCACCCGGTGCGACAGGAGGCGGGCCACCGCGAGGTCGTGGGTGACGATGATCACCGCGAGGCCGAGCTCGGCGACGAGGCCGCGGATCAGGTCGAGGAGGCGGGCCTGGACCGAGACGTCGAGCCCCGAGGTCGGCTCGTCCATCAGCACCAGGCGTGGGCCGGTGACGAGGTTGCGGGCGATCTGGAGCCGCTGGCGCATGCCGCCGGAGAACCGCGTCGGCGGGTCGTCGACCCGGTCGGCGGCGATCTCGACCTTGGCGAGCCAGTCGAGCGCCGTGCCGCGGATCTGGCCGTAATGGCGCGCACCCGCCCCCATCAGCCGCTCGCCGACATTGCCGCCGGCCGAGACCGCCATGCGCAGGCCCTTGGCCGCGTCCTGGCGCACGAAGCCCCAATCGGTCCGCATCAGGGCCCGGCGCTCGGCCTCGCTCAACTCGCCAAGGTCGCGCATGACCCCGTCGCGCATCCGGTAGGAGACGGTGCCGGAATCCGGGGAAAGCTCCGTGGCGACGAGCGAGAGCAGCGTCGACTTGCCGGAGCCCGACTCGCCGACGATCGCCAGCACCTCGCCGGGATCGAGGTCGAACGAGACGTCGGCGCAGGCCGTGCGGGCACCGTAATGCTTGGTCAGGCCGCGGGCCTGGAGCAGGGCGTCGCTCATGCGGTCTCCTCCGCGTCGCGGGTGAAGGGGGATCGAGCCGGAAGCTGTAGCCATAAGCCTCGAAGCCGAGGCTCTCGTAGAAGCGGTGGGCCGGCTTGGCGTCGACGTTCGAGGACAGGGCGAGCTTGTAGCAGCCCTTCTCGGCGGCGAGCCGTCCGGCCTCCCGCATCATCCGCCGGCCGAGGCCGGTGCCGCGCTCGACCTCCGCCACCACCACGCTCTCGACGAGGGCGGAGGGCATGCCCCAATGGGCGATGTTGTCGAGGATCACGAGGCAGAAGGTGCCGACGATCCGGCCCCCGGTTTCCGCGACGTAGAGCCGGTAATCGGGATAGGCGTCGAGGCGGGCGAGCAGGGCCTCGGCCTGGGGCAGGGGGGC
This is a stretch of genomic DNA from Methylobacterium sp. 17Sr1-1. It encodes these proteins:
- the rlmB gene encoding 23S rRNA (guanosine(2251)-2'-O)-methyltransferase RlmB — encoded protein: MTTRQAPRGGGWKGSQGKGGPGKGGFGKGGSGRRSGDEARNDREDVTVLYGWHPVSEALRNPKREFRRLLATENAAVRLAEEVGELRITPEIVKPGAITGLLGPDAVHQGLYLEAEPLAGPAFDALPDDAVLLALDQITDPHNVGAIVRTAAAFGVTAIVTTARHSPTVTGVLAKSASGGLEHVPFVVVRNLAEALIELGERGFTRVGLDSEAPETLDAVGPKTPLVVVLGAEGKGLRQRTRECCDVMARIPFRGAIQSLNVSNAAAITLYALMPRA
- the phnN gene encoding phosphonate metabolism protein/1,5-bisphosphokinase (PRPP-forming) PhnN, which encodes MGTGGFVLVVGPSGAGKDTLLRLAREALAGEPRYVFPRRLVTRPPSEHEDNEPIGEDEFRAGEAAGRFALSWRAHGLGYALPESTASLARAGHVVVCNVSRRVVAEARRRLPGVTVVEVTAPPEVLAARLAARGRPEDGDLGARLSRSAPVTADLVVMNDGSPEAGADKLLAHLRAR
- a CDS encoding alpha-D-ribose 1-methylphosphonate 5-triphosphate diphosphatase; translated protein: MEDRILENATLVLPDWVQRGWLAIVDGRIAEIGEGRAPERGLDLHGDHLIPGLVELHTDHLESHYAPRPKVRWHPLGAVLAYDAQIAASGITTVFDSLRAGSDPDGSGLGPELMQLAGAIATAKGADLFRAEHLTHLRCEIPSADLMDTVRDFTARYPVGLISLMDHTPGQRQFRDIEKYYTYATRGGRSIVEIQANTAMKIRDGEAFNAINRPALVALARQQGIALASHDDTTLADVAMARGEGVRLAEFPTTMEAARAAREAGITVMMGAPNLIRGGSHSGNVAAEDLAREGLLDVLSSDYVPASLMMAALSLPERVASITLPEAVATVTANPARATGLDDRGAIAKNLRADLVRVRLAEGVPVVRQVWRQGRRVA
- the phnL gene encoding phosphonate C-P lyase system protein PhnL, yielding MPDRTLPALEFRDVAKTFTLHLRGGVQLPVMAGADLAVYPGECVVLGGPSGAGKSSLLKMAYGNYRCDRGEILVRDGKERIDVASASPREVLVLRRRTISYVSQFLRVIPRVGAREVVASAGREGGLSADLALARAEELLSRLNLPERLWDLPPATFSGGEQQRVNIARGLIAERPVLLLDEPTASLDARNRAVVVELIRARQAAGAALLGIFHDTDVREAVATRVVDVTAFAQKRAA
- the phnK gene encoding phosphonate C-P lyase system protein PhnK — translated: MSDALLQARGLTKHYGARTACADVSFDLDPGEVLAIVGESGSGKSTLLSLVATELSPDSGTVSYRMRDGVMRDLGELSEAERRALMRTDWGFVRQDAAKGLRMAVSAGGNVGERLMGAGARHYGQIRGTALDWLAKVEIAADRVDDPPTRFSGGMRQRLQIARNLVTGPRLVLMDEPTSGLDVSVQARLLDLIRGLVAELGLAVIIVTHDLAVARLLSHRVMVMRAGRVIETGLTDQVLDDPAEPYTQLLVSSVLAA
- a CDS encoding CHAD domain-containing protein, giving the protein MSEPRETELKLDVEASDIARLREHPLLAGDWAETELTSTYFDTPDGRLREAGYTLRVRQDGDRHIQTVKARGNGAVGLFDRPEWESAVAGPNPEPAAFAGTPIAKILDGATELAPLYTSTVTRSVRCLAETGPAGSRIEVALDRGRVWGPDDRVSPVSEIEFELTGGAPGALFDLARALGADVPLRLGVLSKFERGDFLIGGRLGRAVKAEPVPLDPDMSAAQAFQAVALACLRQTRLNETVLLARRDVEALHQLRVSLRRLRSAFSLFGGVIEDRRVPAIKAELKRLSEPFGHARNLDVYLGKTLPRERERRPDENGLLILERHLETERAAAHDAVRAVLESREWRDFLLDLVAWIEAGPWLGPDNPHAARRDGPAKAFATEELERRRRQVKKRGRHLAELDPEARHRVRIAAKKLRYGAEFFAALYAGKKAGKRHAAFVEALADLQDHLGDLNDIATAHTLAAELAKGAPEGAVFAAGLATADTEARTEHLLAEAATAHEALIDVRPFWR